A stretch of Ipomoea triloba cultivar NCNSP0323 chromosome 11, ASM357664v1 DNA encodes these proteins:
- the LOC115995607 gene encoding probable serine/threonine-protein kinase PBL7 isoform X2 codes for MGLFLCTGKSKNKTKQQQSNKSDDQIPSTLDKVKLDSSLDERKEGSKNGGSGRIAAHTFRFRELAAATKNFRADCLLGEGGFGRVYKGRLESTNQIVAIKQLDRNGLQGNREFLVEVLMLSLLHHPNLVNLIGYCADGDQRLLVYEYMPLGSLEDHLHELSPDKKRLDWNTRMKIAAGAAKGLEYLHDKANPPVIYRDLKCSNILLDESYHPKLSDFGLAKLGPVGDKTHVSTRVMGTYGYCAPEYAMTGQLTLKSDVYSFGVVLLEIITGRKAIDTSRAAGEQNLVAWARPLFKDRRKFSQMADPTLQGQYPVRGLYQALAVAAMCVQEQPTMRPLIADVVTALNYLASQNYDPDTQPVQRVRSGNSTPRTRREAW; via the exons ATGGGTTTGTTCCTTTGCACTGGgaaatcaaagaacaaaacaaagcaGCAGCAAAGCAATAAGTCCGATGATCAGATCCCATCAACATTAG ATAAAGTAAAGCTGGATTCTTCACTGGACGAAAGAAAGGAAGGATCGAAGAATGGAGGTTCGGGTCGTATTGCTGCCCATACATTTAGATTTCGTGAATTGGCTGCTGCAACAAAGAATTTCAGGGCGGACTGTCTTTTAGGCGAGGGAGGATTTGGCAGGGTATACAAGGGGCGTTTAGAGAGCACGAATCAG ATTGTCGCTATCAAACAACTGGATCGAAATGGATTGCAAGGAAACAGGGAATTCCTTGTTGAGGTTCTGATGTTGAGCCTACTTCATCATCCGAACCTGGTCAATTTGATCGGATATTGTGCTGATGGAGATCAAAGACTATTGGTTTATGAGTACATGCCATTAGGATCCCTCGAGGACCATCTACATG AGCTTTCGCCCGATAAAAAGCGACTTGACTGGAATACGAGAATGAAAATAGCGGCCGGTGCTGCGAAAGGCTTGGAGTATTTGCATGATAAAGCAAACCCTCCTGTAATATATCGTgatttaaaatgttcaaatattTTGCTGGACGAATCCTATCACCCCAAGTTATCCGATTTCGGGTTGGCCAAATTAGGCCCCGTTGGCGATAAGACCCATGTATCTACTAGAGTCATGGGAACCTACGGATATTGCGCACCAGAATATGCAATGACTGGGCAACTTACACTGAAATCCGACGTCTATAGCTTCGGGGTGGTTCTTCTGGAAATTATTACCGGCAGAAAGGCAATCGACACTTCTAGAGCTGCCGGGGAGCAAAATCTCGTTGCATGG GCTCGGCCCTTGTTCAAAGACCGTAGGAAGTTCTCGCAAATGGCGGACCCAACGCTTCAGGGCCAATATCCCGTGAGGGGTTTGTATCAGGCTCTCGCTGTTGCAGCAATGTGCGTCCAGGAGCAACCCACGATGCGACCTCTCATAGCAGACGTTGTTACGGCCTTAAACTATCTCGCGTCCCAGAACTATGATCCCGATACCCAGCCAGTCCAAAGGGTTCGCTCGGGCAATTCTACTCCAAGAACAAGAAGGGAAGCGTGGTGA
- the LOC115995607 gene encoding probable serine/threonine-protein kinase PBL7 isoform X1 yields the protein MGLFLCTGKSKNKTKQQQSNKSDDQIPSTLVSDKVKLDSSLDERKEGSKNGGSGRIAAHTFRFRELAAATKNFRADCLLGEGGFGRVYKGRLESTNQIVAIKQLDRNGLQGNREFLVEVLMLSLLHHPNLVNLIGYCADGDQRLLVYEYMPLGSLEDHLHELSPDKKRLDWNTRMKIAAGAAKGLEYLHDKANPPVIYRDLKCSNILLDESYHPKLSDFGLAKLGPVGDKTHVSTRVMGTYGYCAPEYAMTGQLTLKSDVYSFGVVLLEIITGRKAIDTSRAAGEQNLVAWARPLFKDRRKFSQMADPTLQGQYPVRGLYQALAVAAMCVQEQPTMRPLIADVVTALNYLASQNYDPDTQPVQRVRSGNSTPRTRREAW from the exons ATGGGTTTGTTCCTTTGCACTGGgaaatcaaagaacaaaacaaagcaGCAGCAAAGCAATAAGTCCGATGATCAGATCCCATCAACATTAG TTTCAGATAAAGTAAAGCTGGATTCTTCACTGGACGAAAGAAAGGAAGGATCGAAGAATGGAGGTTCGGGTCGTATTGCTGCCCATACATTTAGATTTCGTGAATTGGCTGCTGCAACAAAGAATTTCAGGGCGGACTGTCTTTTAGGCGAGGGAGGATTTGGCAGGGTATACAAGGGGCGTTTAGAGAGCACGAATCAG ATTGTCGCTATCAAACAACTGGATCGAAATGGATTGCAAGGAAACAGGGAATTCCTTGTTGAGGTTCTGATGTTGAGCCTACTTCATCATCCGAACCTGGTCAATTTGATCGGATATTGTGCTGATGGAGATCAAAGACTATTGGTTTATGAGTACATGCCATTAGGATCCCTCGAGGACCATCTACATG AGCTTTCGCCCGATAAAAAGCGACTTGACTGGAATACGAGAATGAAAATAGCGGCCGGTGCTGCGAAAGGCTTGGAGTATTTGCATGATAAAGCAAACCCTCCTGTAATATATCGTgatttaaaatgttcaaatattTTGCTGGACGAATCCTATCACCCCAAGTTATCCGATTTCGGGTTGGCCAAATTAGGCCCCGTTGGCGATAAGACCCATGTATCTACTAGAGTCATGGGAACCTACGGATATTGCGCACCAGAATATGCAATGACTGGGCAACTTACACTGAAATCCGACGTCTATAGCTTCGGGGTGGTTCTTCTGGAAATTATTACCGGCAGAAAGGCAATCGACACTTCTAGAGCTGCCGGGGAGCAAAATCTCGTTGCATGG GCTCGGCCCTTGTTCAAAGACCGTAGGAAGTTCTCGCAAATGGCGGACCCAACGCTTCAGGGCCAATATCCCGTGAGGGGTTTGTATCAGGCTCTCGCTGTTGCAGCAATGTGCGTCCAGGAGCAACCCACGATGCGACCTCTCATAGCAGACGTTGTTACGGCCTTAAACTATCTCGCGTCCCAGAACTATGATCCCGATACCCAGCCAGTCCAAAGGGTTCGCTCGGGCAATTCTACTCCAAGAACAAGAAGGGAAGCGTGGTGA
- the LOC115995606 gene encoding probable protein phosphatase 2C 38, with protein sequence MVTTTWRRIVYPCWRPTIDDEGQDWSSRGGDPNGRVDGLLWYKDLGHHVNGEFSMAVIQANNVLEDQCQLESGSLSSVETGPQGTFVGVYDGHAGPEAAHFICDHLFNNVKKFTLENQEMSADVITKAYLETEEEFLSLVKKQWLMKPQIASVGSCCLVGIVCNGMLYIANAGDSRAVLGRVERHKDVKAIQLSSEHNANLESVREELKLLHPDDPQIVALKHKVWRVKGLIQISRSIGDAYFKRPEFNREPLLPKFRLDEPFVTPILKAEPSIHVQKLLPEDHFLIFASDGLWEQLSNQEAVEIVNTCPRNGVARKLIKAALHEAAKKREMRYADLKKIDRGVRRHFHDDITVIVLFLDSNLTSRGSSSGQVLSIKGGGGTS encoded by the exons ATGGTGACTACTACATGGAGAAGGATTGTATACCCTTGTTGGAGGCCTACCATTGATGATGAGGGCCAAGATTGGAGCAGTAGAGGGGGAGACCCGAATGGCCGGGTGGATGGGTTGTTGTGGTATAAAGATTTAGGGCATCATGTCAATGGGGAATTCTCAATGGCTgtaattcaagcaaataatgTACTGGAGGATCAGTGCCAGCTCGAATCAGGGTCATTGAGCTCGGTTGAGACGGGTCCTCAAGGGACGTTTGTTGGAGTTTATGATGGCCATGCAGGTCCAGAAGCTGCCCATTTCATATGTGATCACCTTTTCAACAATGTCAAGA AATTTACATTGGAAAATCAAGAAATGTCAGCTGATGTTATAACCAAAGCATATTTGGAAACTGAAGAGGAGTTTCTTTCCTTAGTGAAAAAGCAGTGGTTAATGAAACCTCAAATTGCTTCTGTGGGATCATGTTGTTTGGTTGGCATTGTATGCAATGGTATGCTGTATATTGCGAATGCTGGAGATTCACGTGCGGTTTTAGGAAGAGTTGAGAGGCATAAAGATGTTAAAGCCATACAGTTGTCATCTGAACACAATGCAAATTTGGAATCTGTTAGGGAGGAACTTAAGTTGTTGCATCCCGATGATCCACAGATTGTAGCTCTAAAGCACAAGGTTTGGCGTGTCAAGGGACTTATACAG ATTTCAAGATCCATTGGCGATGCATATTTCAAGAGACCGGAGTTTAATAGGGAGCCTTTGTTGCCTAAGTTTAGACTAGACGAGCCCTTTGTGACACCAATCCTTAAAGCTGAGCCATCGATACATGTTCAAAAACTCCTCCCTGAAGATCACTTTCTCATCTTTGCATCGGATGGCTTATGGGAGCAACTTAGCAACCAAGAGGCTGTTGAAATTGTCAACACCTGCCCACGCAAT GGTGTTGCCAGGAAACTTATAAAAGCTGCACTTCATGAAGCTgccaaaaaaagagaaatgagGTACGCGGACTTGAAAAAGATAGACCGGGGCGTGAGAAGACACTTCCACGATGACATCACTGTCATCGTTTTGTTCCTAGACTCCAATTTAACTAGTCGTGGTTCCTCGAGTGGGCAAGTGCTTTCCATAAAAGGAGGTGGAGGTACTTCTTGA